In Plutella xylostella chromosome 3, ilPluXylo3.1, whole genome shotgun sequence, the following proteins share a genomic window:
- the LOC125489030 gene encoding uncharacterized protein LOC125489030: MGERPICFNLLLKDELTYEATVRGVKPEATADQLRLQLTELATRMPSDEVIYFEGDVTSELEKVKNKIKDLQSSLSKPNLQLKHIKRCESLANHLYHRLGRINAVSKEETCMLGDLLLQLESRDSELKYISKAYQEQEKKQDIPVVGCIEPCPKVDHTQIQKLNLVFNGSDSVQAFVQRLEELCNSRGISEETLFNSVAEIFSGDALFWFRGVKEEVSSWKEVKARLYEEFLPFDYNRRLLQEVRSRTQGADESIIKYLSTMRNYFSRLSVPLPESEQLEIVQGNLRPFYTSQLALTNVGNWNELKERCRQLEYAKYRADSFAEPPRVSANSVAPDLAYQARNRLSVNAVDTEVDLFCVRCRVLGHGLWQCSAPPTQLCYSCGLKGATLHTCPRCGPSVAEPPKPQQKPDPAGPTVAGVSVNNEQPGTKSSGSSSRRRRRRRRRRRRRCEEAGDGDADSGLRPYLDVAIYHHRCRGLLDLGSTVSVIGGKAAQSLSSCGTLYPAEEKSIITANGSHSPVSGFKILPVTVEDVTAFVKFYVVPDISSELLLGIDFWRAFNIAPDVLNLLNKRGVSKSREPYASEVRHLNSCNELSASKCVPADNATASLVVRGRRSQDCQLSRVRRSMDSKSYLTASLTPNYERYTVVQQVSGFVYILEDSNGNQTECHARDILCRIDVP; this comes from the coding sequence ATGGGGGAACGTCCGATATGTTTCAACCTTTTATTAAAAGATGAATTGACATACGAGGCCACAGTCCGAGGTGTCAAACCTGAGGCCACTGCGGACCAATTAAGATTACAATTAACAGAATTGGCTACGCGGATGCCTTCGGACGAGGTTATTTACTTTGAGGGAGATGTTACCTCAGAGTtagaaaaagttaaaaacaaaattaaagactTGCAGAGCTCACTTTCAAAACCAAATTTGCAGTTAAAACACATCAAGCGTTGCGAATCATTGGCTAACCATTTATATCACCGCTTAGGTCGTATAAATGCCGTCAGTAAGGAGGAGACTTGTATGCTCGGAGACTTGCTCTTACAACTCGAATCTAGGGACAGCGAACTGAAGTACATTTCTAAAGCTTATCAGGAGCAGGAAAAGAAACAGGATATCCCTGTCGTAGGGTGTATAGAGCCATGTCCTAAGGTGGACCACACACAGATCCAAAAACTGAACCTTGTCTTTAACGGCAGTGATAGTGTACAGGCATTCGTGCAGCGACTGGAGGAGCTTTGCAATTCTCGAGGTATCTCTGAGGAGACGTTATTTAATTCCGTCGCAGAAATTTTTAGCGGTGACGCCTTGTTTTGGTTTCGGGGTGTCAAGGAGGAGGTCTCGAGTTGGAAAGAGGTTAAGGCTCGTTTGTATGAGGAGTTCCTGCCATTCGATTATAATCGGCGTTTATTACAGGAGGTGCGGTCGCGGACACAAGGTGCTGATGAATCCATCATAAAGTACTTAAGCACAATGCGGAATTATTTTTCTAGGCTCAGCGTGCCGTTACCGGAGTCAGAGCAGCTGGAGATAGTACAAGGTAACCTTAGACCGTTTTACACGAGTCAGCTTGCTCTTACAAACGTCGGGAACTGGAACGAGCTGAAGGAACGCTGTAGGCAGCTGGAGTACGCCAAATACCGAGCAGACTCTTTTGCGGAGCCGCCCCGAGTTTCTGCGAATTCGGTAGCGCCGGACTTAGCCTATCAGGCTAGGAACCGACTTTCGGTTAACGCCGTAGACACCGAGGTGGACTTATTTTGCGTTCGTTGCAGGGTTCTTGGACATGGCCTTTGGCAATGTAGTGCACCACCCACCCAATTGTGTTACTCTTGTGGTTTAAAGGGTGCCACCTTGCACACGTGTCCACGGTGTGGTCCGTCAGTCGCTGAGCCACCGAAACCACAACAAAAGCCAGATCCTGCTGGACCAACCGTTGCTGGGGTAAGCGTGAACAACGAACAGCCTGGAACCAAATCCTCCGGCAGTAGTAGTCGCCGTcgtcgccgtcgccgccgccgccgtcgccgccgctgTGAAGAGGCAGGTGATGGAGACGCGGACAGTGGCTTGCGACCTTATTTAGATGTCGCGATTTACCACCATCGTTGCAGAGGGTTGTTGGATTTGGGTTCTACAGTTTCGGTCATTGGCGGAAAGGCGGCCCAATCCCTCTCCAGTTGTGGTACGTTGTATCCAGCTGAGGAGAAATCCATTATCACGGCTAATGGATCACATTCTCCGGTTTCTGGTTTTAAGATTTTACCGGTGACTGTAGAGGATGTTACGGCTTTCGTGAAATTTTATGTCGTTCCTGATATTTCTTCAGAATTGCTGTTAGGTATAGATTTCTGGCGTGCTTTTAATATCGCACCTGATGTTCTGAACCTACTCAATAAAAGAGGAGTCTCTAAAAGCAGGGAACCGTATGCAAGTGAGGTTAGACATTTGAACTCATGCAACGAGTTGAGTGCTTCGAAGTGTGTACCGGCTGATAACGCTACTGCCAGTTTGGTAGTTCGTGGTCGTCGCTCACAGGATTGCCAACTCAGTAGGGTTCGTCGAAGCATGGATTCAAAGTCGTACTTGACTGCTAGTTTGACTCCGAATTACGAGAGGTATACAGTAGTTCAACAAGTGTCTGGATTTGTCTACATTCTTGAAGATAGCAATGGGAACCAGACAGAGTGTCACGCCAGGGATATTCTCTGTAGAATTGATGTTCCGTAG